In Paractinoplanes brasiliensis, the following proteins share a genomic window:
- a CDS encoding S66 peptidase family protein gives MDAPVKLKPGDRVAVVSPSWAGPGVFPAVQDLALRRIRDELDLEPVEFPTTRTPGASAAERAADLMAAYADPTIRAVFASIGGDDQITVLSHLDPAPFRADPKPYFGYSDNTNLLNWLWTHGVAGYHGGSTLVHLSRPLDPVHLSSLRAALFDTTDLAITPVNQFSEEESDWDNPSTLDTPLATVPSPGWVWHQPGTVVTGPTWGGNLEILHWNLAASRWILPVERYAGSILLLETSEELPPAEEVFRMLRNAGERGLLEQFPAVLVATAKAAFRGNPASAEERSSYRDDQREAVLEALAVYSPSAMAVFGIDFGHTTPQWILPYGGRMTIDGPNRSITAHF, from the coding sequence ATGGACGCCCCCGTCAAACTCAAGCCCGGCGACCGGGTCGCCGTCGTTTCGCCCTCGTGGGCCGGCCCCGGGGTCTTCCCGGCCGTGCAGGACCTCGCCCTGCGCCGCATCCGCGACGAGCTGGACCTCGAGCCGGTCGAGTTCCCCACCACCCGTACGCCGGGGGCCTCCGCCGCCGAGCGAGCGGCCGACCTGATGGCCGCGTACGCCGATCCCACGATCCGGGCGGTGTTCGCCTCGATCGGCGGCGACGACCAGATCACCGTCCTGTCGCACCTCGACCCGGCGCCGTTCCGTGCCGACCCCAAGCCGTACTTCGGCTACTCCGACAACACCAACCTGCTGAACTGGCTGTGGACGCACGGCGTGGCCGGCTACCACGGCGGCTCGACGCTGGTGCACCTGTCCCGCCCGCTCGACCCGGTCCACCTGAGCTCGCTGCGGGCCGCGCTCTTCGACACCACCGACTTGGCGATCACCCCGGTGAACCAGTTCAGCGAGGAGGAATCGGACTGGGACAACCCCTCGACGCTGGACACGCCGCTCGCCACCGTGCCCAGTCCCGGCTGGGTGTGGCACCAGCCCGGCACGGTGGTGACCGGGCCGACCTGGGGTGGCAACCTCGAGATCCTGCACTGGAACCTGGCCGCCTCGCGGTGGATCCTGCCGGTCGAGCGTTACGCGGGCTCGATCCTGCTGCTCGAGACCTCCGAGGAGCTGCCGCCCGCCGAGGAGGTGTTCCGCATGCTGCGCAACGCCGGCGAGCGGGGGCTGCTGGAACAGTTCCCGGCGGTGCTGGTGGCCACGGCCAAGGCGGCCTTCCGGGGCAACCCCGCGTCGGCTGAGGAACGCAGTTCGTATCGGGACGATCAGCGGGAGGCCGTCCTCGAGGCGCTGGCCGTCTACAGCCCGTCGGCGATGGCCGTCTTCGGGATCGATTTCGGTCACACGACGCCGCAGTGGATTCTGCCGTACGGGGGTCGCATGACGATCGACGGCCCGAACCGGTCGATCACGGCGCACTTCTGA
- a CDS encoding helix-turn-helix transcriptional regulator, with protein sequence MEQTRVAVQATDPLSHAGLAALLQFRGDLTVLRNAQRAEADVLVVAAERLSTEVVATLRRSNAETTAPVVLVVSEIDEGDLLTAVECRVVAILPRGAVSADRLAHSVKAAACGGGVLPPNLVGELLKHVERMQRDVLTPNGLNASGLTPREIDVLRLMADGFDTNEIAGKLCYSERTVKNVIYGVTHRLKLRNRSHAVAYALRAGMI encoded by the coding sequence ATGGAACAGACCCGGGTCGCTGTGCAGGCGACAGACCCGCTCAGCCACGCCGGTCTCGCCGCGTTGCTCCAGTTCCGCGGCGACCTCACGGTGTTGCGCAACGCCCAGCGGGCCGAGGCGGACGTGCTGGTGGTCGCGGCCGAGCGGCTCAGCACCGAGGTGGTGGCGACCTTGCGCCGCTCGAACGCCGAGACGACGGCGCCGGTCGTGCTGGTGGTGTCCGAGATCGACGAGGGTGACCTGTTGACCGCGGTGGAGTGCCGCGTCGTCGCGATCCTGCCCCGCGGGGCGGTCTCGGCCGACCGGCTGGCGCACAGCGTGAAGGCGGCCGCGTGCGGTGGCGGGGTGCTGCCGCCCAACCTGGTCGGCGAGCTGCTCAAGCACGTCGAGCGGATGCAGCGCGACGTGCTCACGCCGAACGGGCTGAACGCCTCGGGCCTGACCCCACGCGAGATCGACGTGCTGCGCCTGATGGCCGACGGGTTCGACACCAACGAGATCGCCGGCAAGCTCTGCTACTCGGAGCGGACCGTGAAGAACGTGATCTACGGGGTCACCCACCGGCTCAAGCTGCGCAACCGGTCCCACGCTGTGGCATATGCGCTTCGCGCCGGCATGATCTGA
- a CDS encoding BTAD domain-containing putative transcriptional regulator, with amino-acid sequence MPNVLRVSVLGPVRAWLGDRELELGPARQRAVFAVLAAHAGRVVGRDELITAIWGNSPPATAVGSVYTYISGLRRALEPADLSTGSGGYRLRVEPDQLDSARFQWLRTAAAELLATGDANGAVARLDEALSLWRGDAYATLAGPFLELDRQRLAELRLAAAEQRARLRLEAGGDDGLVAELTALVSDHPLHEPLHELLMRALHRAGRHGEALEVFRTARRTLVAELGIEPGPALRSLQRQLLAGTGDVEPGVRRAGPEHRTVVPTPIAKALRDGLGGRSWVGRVAEIDHLRGLVRAVAAGAGNAVWISGEPGIGKTELLTHAFADAARYGCRVAWGAADQLRSRVPLQVLSRALGLGTGAEPVDDQIVAAVRSACATSPLVLVVDDMQWADSATVRVWERLLALVPKLPLLLVAAARPDAHHAGLRRKVLARQRMPLDLGPLAPAELDRMVTALVGAPPGDNLRALAARSGGNPLFARELVTALRQRDAVEISGGRADIGAEVTVDPPQTLLDAVHAALDVLSPETREVLRLAALLGSEFSVSEVVAVTGRSALDLVGALEEALAAAVLVDSGSDLAFRHPFLRQALVASVPPALRAGLHRHAAEVLAAGGSPLTRVAEQLSASAPVVDSWVLNWLVTNHSAVVRRAPQIAGDLIRRTLATELPSAGERGVLLVALVRLEFRQGRTPMNQAEEAMSLATDPAARAEMRQLLATMRHRRGETAEAEAMLREAVDDERVPSIWRSRHRVLLANFRRGDLDDLDAAERRAQAVHDEAVAAGQPYETAFALQTIWLTSSIRRDHERALAHVDRAIGVVRAHPELTATYVDLLDNRLFSLQNLDRLDEAQETLRTAPAGLQVAAAVQDYWLGRWDEALAEVGAVTEDGPGITFHGRREPGAVTMLMHGVAALIALHRDAPDLAAAHLGAADAVPASEAERENCDFLLVARALAAEQQGRPAEALDLLGPLLQPAYAPMMLRHQWLPDVLRLAQRHHRPDIAERAAAICAAEAAREVRPARAYAANLRCQALLRGDPAPALAAAAHYRKVGRVLELASALEDAAVLSGERPEEAHRLFASMSARWDVARTSTSVV; translated from the coding sequence GTGCCGAACGTCTTGCGCGTCAGCGTTCTCGGGCCGGTGCGTGCCTGGCTGGGGGATCGTGAGCTGGAGCTCGGCCCGGCGCGGCAACGGGCGGTCTTCGCGGTGCTGGCCGCGCACGCGGGCCGGGTGGTCGGCCGCGACGAGCTGATCACCGCGATCTGGGGCAACTCCCCGCCGGCCACGGCCGTGGGCAGCGTCTACACCTACATCTCGGGGCTGCGCCGCGCGCTCGAACCGGCCGACCTCAGCACCGGCTCGGGTGGTTATCGGCTGCGGGTCGAGCCCGACCAGCTCGACTCGGCCCGGTTCCAGTGGTTGCGGACGGCCGCGGCCGAACTGCTCGCCACCGGGGACGCGAACGGCGCCGTGGCCCGGCTCGACGAGGCCCTGTCGTTGTGGCGCGGGGACGCGTACGCGACCCTGGCCGGCCCGTTCCTGGAACTCGACCGGCAGCGGCTGGCCGAGTTGCGGCTGGCCGCGGCCGAACAGCGGGCCCGGCTGCGGCTGGAGGCGGGCGGCGACGACGGCCTGGTGGCCGAGCTGACCGCGCTGGTCAGCGACCACCCGCTGCACGAGCCGCTGCACGAGTTGCTGATGCGCGCGTTGCACCGGGCCGGCCGGCACGGCGAGGCGCTCGAGGTGTTCCGCACCGCCCGGCGCACGCTCGTGGCCGAGCTCGGCATCGAGCCCGGCCCGGCGTTGCGCTCGTTGCAGCGGCAGTTGCTCGCCGGGACGGGCGACGTTGAGCCGGGGGTGCGGCGGGCCGGTCCGGAGCACCGTACGGTGGTGCCGACCCCGATCGCCAAGGCCCTGCGCGACGGGCTGGGCGGCCGCTCGTGGGTGGGCCGGGTGGCCGAGATTGATCACCTTCGTGGTCTGGTGCGGGCGGTCGCGGCCGGGGCCGGGAACGCGGTGTGGATCTCGGGTGAGCCCGGCATCGGCAAGACCGAGTTGCTGACGCATGCGTTCGCCGACGCCGCCCGCTACGGCTGCCGGGTCGCCTGGGGCGCGGCCGATCAGCTGCGTTCCCGCGTACCGCTGCAGGTGCTGTCGCGGGCCTTGGGCCTGGGCACGGGGGCCGAGCCGGTGGACGACCAGATCGTCGCGGCTGTCCGGTCGGCCTGCGCCACCTCGCCGCTGGTGCTGGTGGTCGACGACATGCAGTGGGCCGACAGCGCCACCGTACGGGTGTGGGAGCGCCTGCTCGCCCTCGTGCCCAAGCTGCCCCTGCTGCTGGTGGCCGCGGCCCGGCCCGACGCGCACCACGCCGGACTGCGCCGCAAGGTCCTGGCCCGCCAGCGCATGCCGCTCGACCTGGGCCCGCTCGCCCCGGCCGAGCTCGACCGCATGGTGACCGCCCTGGTCGGGGCTCCGCCGGGGGACAACTTGCGTGCGCTCGCCGCCCGTTCCGGCGGAAACCCGTTGTTCGCCCGCGAGCTGGTCACGGCGCTGCGGCAACGGGACGCGGTCGAGATCAGCGGCGGGCGGGCCGACATCGGCGCCGAGGTGACCGTCGACCCGCCGCAGACCCTGCTCGACGCGGTGCACGCAGCGCTCGACGTGCTGTCCCCCGAGACCCGTGAGGTGCTGCGGCTGGCGGCGCTGCTGGGCTCGGAGTTCTCGGTCAGCGAGGTGGTGGCGGTGACCGGGCGCTCGGCCCTCGACCTGGTCGGCGCGCTGGAGGAGGCGCTGGCCGCGGCCGTGCTGGTCGACAGCGGCAGCGACCTGGCGTTCCGGCACCCGTTCCTGCGGCAGGCGCTGGTCGCCAGCGTGCCCCCGGCCCTGCGCGCGGGCCTGCATCGGCACGCCGCCGAGGTGCTGGCGGCCGGCGGCAGCCCGCTGACCCGGGTCGCCGAGCAGCTCAGCGCGTCTGCACCGGTGGTCGACTCGTGGGTGCTGAACTGGCTGGTCACGAACCACTCGGCGGTGGTGCGACGAGCCCCGCAGATCGCCGGCGACCTGATCCGCCGCACGCTCGCCACCGAGCTGCCCTCGGCCGGGGAGCGCGGCGTGCTGCTGGTGGCCCTGGTGCGCTTGGAGTTCCGGCAGGGCCGGACGCCGATGAACCAGGCCGAGGAGGCGATGAGCCTCGCCACCGACCCGGCAGCCCGCGCCGAGATGCGGCAACTGCTCGCCACGATGCGTCACCGCCGCGGCGAGACGGCCGAGGCCGAGGCGATGTTGCGTGAGGCGGTCGACGACGAGCGGGTGCCGTCGATCTGGCGGTCCCGGCACAGGGTGCTCCTGGCCAACTTCCGCCGCGGCGACCTCGATGACCTGGACGCGGCCGAGCGCCGGGCGCAGGCGGTGCACGACGAGGCGGTGGCGGCCGGGCAGCCCTACGAGACCGCGTTCGCGTTGCAGACCATCTGGCTGACCAGCTCGATCCGCCGCGACCACGAGCGCGCGCTGGCGCATGTGGACAGGGCGATCGGGGTGGTGCGGGCGCACCCGGAGCTGACCGCCACCTATGTCGACCTGCTCGACAATCGGCTGTTCTCGCTGCAGAACCTCGACCGGCTGGACGAGGCCCAGGAGACGCTGCGCACCGCGCCGGCCGGTCTGCAGGTGGCGGCCGCGGTTCAGGATTATTGGCTGGGCCGCTGGGACGAGGCGCTGGCCGAGGTCGGCGCGGTCACCGAGGACGGGCCGGGCATCACCTTCCACGGCCGGCGCGAGCCCGGCGCGGTGACGATGCTGATGCACGGGGTGGCCGCCCTGATCGCGCTGCACCGCGACGCCCCCGACCTCGCCGCGGCCCACCTGGGCGCCGCAGACGCCGTGCCGGCCAGCGAGGCCGAGCGCGAGAACTGCGACTTCCTGCTGGTCGCGCGGGCGTTGGCGGCCGAGCAGCAGGGCCGGCCGGCCGAAGCGCTCGACCTGCTGGGACCGCTGCTGCAGCCCGCGTACGCCCCGATGATGCTGCGCCATCAGTGGCTGCCCGACGTGCTACGGCTGGCCCAGCGGCACCACCGGCCCGACATCGCCGAGCGGGCCGCCGCGATCTGCGCCGCCGAGGCCGCTCGCGAGGTGCGGCCGGCCCGGGCGTACGCGGCCAACCTGCGCTGCCAGGCGTTGCTGCGCGGTGACCCGGCACCGGCCTTGGCCGCGGCCGCGCATTACCGCAAGGTCGGCCGGGTGCTCGAGCTGGCGTCGGCGCTCGAGGACGCCGCGGTGCTCAGCGGGGAACGGCCCGAGGAGGCGCACCGCCTGTTCGCCTCGATGTCGGCGCGCTGGGACGTCGCGCGTACATCGACATCCGTGGTTTGA
- a CDS encoding ABC transporter substrate-binding protein: protein MSVSPGRWRPAAAIFGAALLFLSACAKSEDSGTTSAAGAPSAGAQVVQSADPSAATCTLEQYGGTKVDLKTAKVGFSQSEKEANPFRIAETQSIKDEAAKLGITNLTTTNANSQFNKQISDVEQMIDSGVQLLVIAPLNSDGWDSVFAKASAKKVPIITIDRKINATPCKDYLTFIGSDFAEQGKRAADEMAKAMGNKGKVAILLGSPGNNVTTLRTSGFKDQIAKIAPDIQVVFEQTGNFSREEGQKVTEQLLQSNPDINGIYGENDEMALGAITALKSAGKKAGDVKVVSIDGTKGAVQAIVDGWATAVIESNPRFGPLAFETATKFFGGEPVGQDIIIQDRQYGTDNAKTDISAAY, encoded by the coding sequence ATGAGCGTTTCCCCCGGCCGTTGGCGGCCGGCGGCCGCGATTTTCGGTGCGGCCCTTCTCTTCCTCAGCGCCTGTGCCAAGTCCGAGGACAGCGGCACGACGTCGGCCGCCGGCGCCCCCTCGGCGGGCGCCCAGGTCGTGCAGTCGGCCGATCCGAGCGCCGCGACCTGCACCCTCGAGCAGTACGGCGGCACCAAGGTCGACCTGAAGACGGCAAAGGTCGGCTTCTCCCAGTCGGAGAAGGAGGCGAACCCGTTCCGCATCGCCGAGACCCAGTCCATCAAGGACGAGGCGGCGAAGCTGGGGATCACCAACCTGACCACGACCAACGCCAACTCTCAGTTCAACAAGCAGATCAGCGACGTCGAGCAGATGATCGACTCGGGCGTGCAGCTGCTGGTCATCGCCCCGCTGAACTCGGACGGCTGGGACTCGGTGTTCGCCAAGGCGTCGGCCAAGAAGGTTCCGATCATCACGATCGACCGCAAGATCAACGCCACCCCGTGCAAGGACTACCTGACCTTCATCGGCTCCGACTTCGCCGAGCAGGGCAAGCGCGCGGCCGACGAGATGGCCAAGGCGATGGGCAACAAGGGCAAGGTCGCGATCCTGCTGGGCTCCCCCGGCAACAACGTGACCACGCTGCGGACGAGCGGCTTCAAGGACCAGATCGCCAAGATCGCGCCGGACATCCAGGTCGTCTTCGAACAGACGGGCAACTTCTCGCGCGAGGAAGGGCAGAAAGTCACCGAGCAGCTACTGCAGTCCAACCCGGACATCAACGGCATCTACGGGGAGAACGACGAGATGGCCCTCGGCGCCATCACGGCCCTGAAGAGCGCCGGCAAGAAGGCCGGTGACGTGAAGGTCGTGTCGATCGACGGCACCAAGGGCGCTGTGCAGGCCATTGTGGACGGCTGGGCGACCGCGGTGATCGAGTCGAACCCGCGTTTCGGCCCCCTCGCGTTCGAGACCGCGACCAAGTTCTTCGGTGGTGAGCCGGTCGGCCAGGACATCATCATCCAGGACCGGCAATACGGCACGGACAACGCCAAGACAGACATCAGCGCCGCCTACTGA
- a CDS encoding AbfB domain-containing protein, whose product MTAHPRRLLALAVAALTASAGAVVAFASPAAAFVPKTPPLTTPWTSQVSTANPLPEYPRPQLTRTDWQSLNGIWQFAGASNINTPPTGQTLGEEILVPYPIESALSGIMRRQDYSYYRRTFTVPAGWSGRNVQLNFGAVDWQSKVWVNGTLLGTHEGGYDKFSYDITSALRAGSNEIIVGVWDPTNGQDIPVGKQRLSRGGIWYTPYSGIWQTVWLEPTNPAHITRLDTTPNVAAGGLDLVVQAAGASGQQVTAQVLSGGTVVGSATGTVGSSFRVPVPNARLWTPDDPFLYDLRVTLSSGDTVGGYFGMRSLGKAVLGGVLRPTLNGKFVFQLGTLDQGYWPDGISTAPTDAALRFDLEQQKALGFNMVRKHIKVESDRWFYHADRLGLLVWQDMPALASGREPSAAGRTRFEKELKEMIDEHKGITSIVQWVPFNEGWGQYDSGRIADLVKSWDPTRMVNHNSGSNCCDSDPDPGNGDVIDDHLYVGPGITRPPTATRFAVNGEYGGLGLRTPGHEWPTSGKFAYEWLPDSNALTSRYVQITGRMVDLINGNGLSGSVYTEPTDVEEELNGFFTYDRQLRKMDFARVREVNLRVLGAANGTTLSLNRPASLRVTTPGYTDRYLRHADGAARTDVISTSSSTTARQDATYLVRPGLSNASCYSFESRNFAGQYLRHRNSRVYREADTGGSFAGDATFCARPGLSGGGTSLESANFPGRYLRHRAEEVWVEASSGGSFNDDATWAVGSPLWRSGADLAVGQSRSFRVTTPGFDNRYLRHRDNLARTDVISASSAQADRRDATFTVRAGLADNSCYTFESVNYPGQYLRHSGYRLQKAANDGSATFQQDATFCAQPGLNGGSGNVSLESINYPGYYWRHYAEAVYIATNGGGNTWDNAGSYNADVTWNNAAPLG is encoded by the coding sequence GTGACTGCACATCCCCGGAGGCTCCTCGCCCTCGCCGTCGCGGCCCTCACGGCCAGTGCCGGCGCGGTCGTGGCGTTCGCCTCGCCCGCAGCAGCGTTCGTCCCGAAGACGCCACCGCTGACCACCCCCTGGACCAGCCAGGTCAGCACGGCCAACCCCCTCCCGGAATACCCCCGGCCTCAGCTGACGCGCACCGACTGGCAGAGCCTCAACGGCATCTGGCAGTTCGCCGGCGCGTCGAACATCAACACCCCGCCGACGGGACAGACCCTCGGTGAGGAGATCCTCGTGCCGTACCCGATCGAGAGCGCGCTCTCCGGGATCATGCGGCGGCAGGACTACTCGTACTACCGCCGCACGTTCACCGTTCCGGCCGGCTGGTCGGGCCGCAACGTGCAGCTCAACTTCGGCGCCGTCGACTGGCAGTCCAAGGTGTGGGTCAACGGCACGCTGCTCGGCACCCACGAGGGCGGCTACGACAAATTCTCGTACGACATCACGTCCGCTCTGCGGGCCGGCAGCAACGAGATCATCGTCGGCGTCTGGGACCCCACCAACGGCCAGGACATCCCGGTCGGCAAGCAGCGCCTGAGCCGCGGCGGCATCTGGTACACCCCGTACTCGGGAATCTGGCAGACGGTGTGGCTCGAGCCGACGAATCCGGCGCACATCACCCGGCTCGACACCACTCCGAACGTCGCCGCGGGCGGCCTCGACCTGGTCGTGCAGGCCGCCGGCGCGAGCGGGCAGCAGGTCACCGCGCAGGTGCTGTCCGGCGGCACGGTCGTCGGTTCGGCCACCGGCACGGTCGGCTCGTCGTTCCGCGTGCCGGTGCCCAACGCGCGCCTCTGGACCCCCGACGATCCCTTCCTGTACGACCTGCGGGTCACGCTGAGCAGCGGGGACACGGTCGGCGGCTACTTCGGCATGCGCTCGCTCGGCAAGGCCGTGCTGGGCGGGGTGCTTCGCCCGACGCTCAACGGCAAGTTCGTCTTCCAGCTGGGCACGCTCGACCAGGGTTACTGGCCCGACGGCATCTCGACCGCGCCCACCGACGCCGCGCTGCGCTTCGACCTGGAGCAGCAGAAGGCGCTGGGCTTCAACATGGTGCGCAAGCACATCAAGGTCGAGAGCGACCGCTGGTTCTACCACGCCGACCGGCTGGGCCTGCTGGTCTGGCAGGACATGCCGGCGCTGGCCAGCGGGCGCGAGCCGTCAGCGGCGGGCCGCACCCGGTTCGAGAAGGAACTGAAGGAGATGATCGACGAGCACAAGGGCATCACGTCGATCGTGCAGTGGGTGCCGTTCAACGAGGGCTGGGGCCAGTACGACTCCGGGCGCATCGCCGATCTGGTGAAGAGCTGGGACCCGACCCGGATGGTCAACCACAACTCCGGCTCCAACTGCTGCGACTCCGACCCCGACCCGGGCAACGGCGACGTCATCGACGACCACCTGTACGTCGGCCCCGGCATCACCCGCCCGCCGACAGCCACCCGGTTCGCGGTCAACGGCGAGTACGGCGGCCTGGGCCTGCGCACCCCCGGGCACGAGTGGCCGACCAGCGGCAAGTTCGCGTACGAGTGGCTGCCCGACAGCAACGCCCTGACCAGCAGATACGTGCAGATCACGGGCCGGATGGTCGACCTGATCAACGGCAACGGGCTGTCCGGCTCCGTCTACACCGAACCGACCGACGTCGAGGAGGAGCTCAACGGTTTCTTCACGTACGACCGGCAGCTCCGCAAGATGGACTTCGCCCGCGTACGTGAGGTCAACCTGCGGGTCCTGGGCGCGGCCAACGGCACCACGCTCTCGCTCAACCGGCCCGCCTCGCTGCGGGTCACCACGCCCGGCTACACCGACCGCTACCTGCGGCACGCTGACGGCGCCGCCCGTACGGACGTGATCTCGACGTCCAGCTCCACCACCGCCCGGCAGGACGCCACGTATCTCGTACGCCCGGGTCTGTCCAATGCGTCCTGCTACTCGTTCGAGTCGCGCAACTTCGCAGGCCAGTACCTGCGGCACCGCAACTCCCGCGTCTATCGCGAGGCCGACACCGGCGGATCGTTCGCCGGCGACGCGACCTTCTGCGCCCGGCCCGGCCTCTCCGGCGGCGGCACGTCGCTCGAGTCGGCCAACTTCCCCGGCCGCTACCTGCGGCACCGGGCCGAGGAGGTGTGGGTCGAGGCGAGCAGCGGAGGCTCGTTCAACGACGACGCGACCTGGGCCGTGGGCTCACCGTTGTGGCGAAGCGGCGCCGACCTGGCCGTCGGGCAGAGCCGGTCGTTCCGGGTCACCACGCCCGGCTTCGACAACCGTTACCTGCGGCACCGTGACAACCTGGCGCGCACCGACGTGATCTCGGCGTCGAGCGCGCAGGCCGACCGGCGCGACGCGACCTTCACCGTGCGCGCCGGTCTGGCCGACAACAGCTGCTACACGTTCGAGTCGGTCAACTATCCCGGCCAGTACCTGCGGCATTCGGGTTACCGGCTGCAGAAGGCGGCCAACGACGGGAGCGCGACGTTCCAGCAGGACGCCACGTTCTGCGCCCAGCCCGGCCTCAACGGCGGATCGGGCAACGTCTCGCTCGAATCGATCAACTACCCCGGCTACTACTGGCGGCACTACGCCGAAGCCGTCTACATCGCCACCAACGGCGGTGGCAACACGTGGGACAACGCCGGCAGCTACAACGCCGACGTGACCTGGAACAACGCGGCCCCGCTGGGGTAG
- a CDS encoding sugar ABC transporter ATP-binding protein, with the protein MALLEVVDVSKIFPGVRALDSVSFTLQPGEVHALVGENGAGKSTLIKVLTGVYQPDGGELRYQDSPAQFGTPMDAQRAGISTIYQEVNLVPLMSVAQNLFLGREPRNKLGLIDRGRMEREAREVLAGYGVTTDVRRQLGTLALGAQQMVALARAVMIDAKVVIMDEPTSSLEPREVQTLFGVIRDLHVRGIGIIYVSHRLDELYEICDAVTILRDGRLVHTGKLAGLERIKLVSLMLGRDMAEVRREGATAFSGAATGHDEDPPVLRVRGLNSRHKLHDISFDVRPGEVVGLGGLLGAGRSETVKAIGGAYHLDSGQIEVDGKELKKPTPVRAVQAGVAVQPEDRKAEGIVPGLSVRENIALAILPRVSRGGFVSDAKIDAIVDMYMKRLRIKASSPDQAVGDLSGGNQQKVLLARLLATDPKVLLLDEPTRGIDVGAKAEVQSLIDGLAAEGLGVVLVSSDAEELVEGSDRVVVLRDGVVVGTLTGAEVTTEDLMSTIATEAPREH; encoded by the coding sequence ATGGCGTTGCTGGAAGTCGTCGACGTCTCCAAGATATTTCCGGGCGTACGCGCCCTCGACTCGGTGTCCTTCACACTGCAACCGGGCGAGGTGCACGCGCTCGTCGGCGAGAACGGCGCCGGCAAGTCCACCTTGATCAAGGTGCTCACCGGCGTCTACCAGCCGGACGGTGGCGAGCTGCGGTATCAGGACTCGCCGGCGCAGTTCGGCACCCCGATGGACGCCCAGCGCGCCGGCATCTCGACCATCTATCAGGAGGTCAACCTCGTCCCGCTGATGAGCGTGGCGCAGAACCTCTTCCTCGGTCGCGAGCCGCGCAACAAACTCGGCCTGATCGACCGGGGCAGGATGGAGCGCGAGGCCCGCGAGGTGCTGGCCGGTTACGGCGTCACCACCGACGTCCGCCGCCAGCTGGGCACGCTCGCGCTCGGCGCTCAGCAGATGGTCGCCCTGGCCCGCGCCGTCATGATCGACGCGAAGGTCGTGATCATGGACGAGCCCACGTCGTCGCTCGAGCCGCGCGAGGTGCAGACCCTCTTCGGCGTCATCCGTGACCTGCACGTACGCGGCATCGGCATCATCTACGTCAGCCACCGGCTCGACGAGCTCTACGAGATCTGCGACGCGGTCACCATCCTGCGCGACGGCCGGCTGGTGCACACCGGCAAGCTGGCCGGCCTGGAACGGATCAAGCTGGTTTCGCTCATGCTCGGGCGCGACATGGCCGAGGTCCGCCGCGAGGGGGCGACAGCGTTCTCGGGCGCGGCCACCGGTCACGACGAGGACCCGCCGGTGCTGCGGGTGCGGGGGCTGAACAGCCGGCACAAACTGCACGACATCAGCTTCGACGTGCGTCCCGGCGAGGTGGTCGGGCTGGGCGGGCTGCTGGGCGCCGGCCGCAGCGAGACGGTCAAGGCCATCGGCGGCGCGTACCACCTGGACAGCGGTCAGATCGAGGTCGACGGCAAAGAGCTGAAAAAGCCCACCCCCGTACGCGCGGTGCAGGCGGGCGTGGCCGTCCAGCCCGAGGACCGCAAGGCCGAAGGCATCGTGCCCGGCCTCTCCGTACGCGAGAACATCGCGCTGGCCATCCTGCCCCGCGTGTCCCGAGGCGGGTTCGTCTCCGACGCGAAGATCGACGCGATCGTCGACATGTACATGAAGCGCCTGCGGATCAAGGCGTCCAGCCCCGACCAGGCCGTGGGCGACCTCTCCGGCGGCAACCAGCAGAAGGTGCTGCTGGCCCGGCTGCTCGCCACCGACCCCAAGGTGCTGCTGCTCGACGAGCCGACCCGCGGCATCGACGTCGGCGCCAAGGCCGAGGTGCAGTCGCTGATCGACGGACTGGCGGCCGAGGGACTCGGCGTCGTGCTGGTCTCGTCGGACGCCGAGGAGTTGGTCGAGGGCTCGGACAGGGTGGTGGTGCTGCGCGACGGCGTCGTGGTCGGCACCCTGACCGGCGCCGAGGTCACCACCGAGGACCTGATGTCCACCATCGCAACGGAGGCCCCCCGTGAGCACTGA